One genomic region from Tripterygium wilfordii isolate XIE 37 chromosome 20, ASM1340144v1, whole genome shotgun sequence encodes:
- the LOC119986507 gene encoding histone-lysine N-methyltransferase, H3 lysine-9 specific SUVH6-like, with amino-acid sequence MGFVDSVVHAKSTRVCNLSSSSYSEARSGRKMMENDHFPSHISLPVYKQRGVSAVRDFPPGCGRFATGSSLRPDKDEAPNNTVENLEGTYKDGSIQLSETGFGTQSTCAQKSSVCVEMLGQQDTSESEFERLKSSAHPKYGLMSVDIKQMEAVDLSEGVGALDNARLFTPLEAFEQETCAIVNDFCQVDDAALDEELVPPSDLGLLPLHNDSAAYPNGNDLEKTLARSYPPRRRVSAVRDFPPNCGRNVPFLNEEKHLEVLDSSERKCLGQEKFNSEDEPLKGTMQTNVKGMGVDVGREDDQTSKLEGYKPKSVRDEVKVESEGRPSKRIGKQDKIITALENKKLKTAVRMDKSVAEGLGKDSVGFTKVKTVDQNVADLSGSENHLQDEDCEVLKFSSEMAASNSPCRLVKGSSKANVAGGIAKSTGKKHHPLLLERYKSAVKPRKVKAEKSGGTFSRRRSSSTQNAFPAMHQLVASDVKNSTRQDEVSHVSAHNIDVSLPPSWPIGLIGKSNDSDGNVTRNKVRETLRLFQALCRKLLREAEAKPADRHRRIDCQAAKILKDKNRYINTDKIIGSVPGVEVGDEFQYRVELNIIGMHRLTQGGIDYMKHGGISLAVSVVASGGYDNELDSDVLTYTGSGGNVANGSNKEHVDQKLERGNLALANSKNAQNPIRVIRGEDWAFDTSDARGRTYVYDGLYLVEDYWEQIGPHGSKVFKFRLTRIPGQPELAWKEVKQSKKLKVRNGVCVDDISQGKEPIPISAVNTIDDEKPPSFKYVTGMIYPDWYHSLPPKGCDCLNGCLEGKCSCVAKNGGEIPYNHNGAIVETKPLVYECGPSCKCPHSCYNRVSQLGIKFQLEIFKTESRGWGLRSLDFIHSGSFIGEYAGELLEENEAEKRTGMDEYLFDIGDNYNDGDLWNELSTMMHETQSTSHEVVECVGFTIDAARYGNVGRFINHSCSPNLYAQNVLYDHEDKRIPHIMMFAAENIPPLKELTYHYNYKIDQVYDSDGNVKKKSCYCGSSKCTGRMY; translated from the coding sequence ATGGGGTTTGTGGACAGTGTGGTGCATGCAAAGTCAACAAGAGTGTGTAACTTGAGCAGTAGTAGCTATTCAGAGGCGAGATCAGGAAGAAAAATGATGGAAAATGATCACTTTCCTTCACACATCAGTCTGCCCGTTTACAAGCAGAGAGGAGTTTCTGCTGTTCGAGATTTCCCGCCAGGGTGTGGACGTTTTGCTACTGGTAGCAGTTTGAGACCAGACAAAGACGAGGCTCCTAACAATACAGTTGAGAATTTGGAGGGTACGTATAAAGATGGTAGTATTCAACTATCTGAAACCGGGTTTGGGACCCAGTCTACCTGTGCACAGAAAAGTTCAGTTTGTGTGGAAATGCTTGGGCAACAAGATACTTCGGAATCTGAATTTGAAAGGCTTAAGAGTTCAGCACATCCCAAATATGGGCTTATGTCAGTGGATATCAAGCAGATGGAAGCAGTAGATTTGTCAGAGGGGGTGGGAGCTTTGGATAATGCCAGACTGTTTACACCACTTGAAGCTTTTGAACAAGAAACATGTGCCATAGTAAACGATTTCTGCCAGGTTGATGATGCTGCTCTGGATGAAGAGTTGGTTCCACCAAGTGATTTGGGATTGTTGCCACTTCACAATGATTCCGCTGCTTACCCTAATGGGAATGATCTGGAGAAAACTTTGGCTAGAAGTTATCCTCCTCGAAGACGAGTTTCTGCTGTTAGAGACTTTCCTccaaattgtggaagaaatgtTCCATTTCTTAACGAGGAAAAGCATTTGGAAGTTCTAGATTCTTCAGAACGCAAGTGTTTGGGACAAGAAAAGTTTAATAGCGAAGACGAGCCACTGAAAGGGACAATGCAGACTAATGTGAAGGGAATGGGAGTGGATGTTGGCAGAGAAGATGATCAGACTAGCAAATTGGAAGGATATAAGCCTAAATCTGTCAGGGATGAAGTTAAAGTTGAATCTGAAGGGCGGCCTTCTAAAAGAATAGGGAAGCAAGACAAAATTATTACGGCACTGGAGAATAAAAAGCTCAAAACTGCTGTCAGAATGGACAAGAGTGTTGCCGAAGGTCTGGGGAAAGACTCTGTTGGTTTCACAAAGGTGAAAACTGTTGACCAGAATGTTGCTGATTTGTCTGGatctgagaatcatttgcaagATGAAGATTGTGAAGTTTTGAAATTCTCGTCAGAAATGGCTGCGTCAAATTCTCCTTGCAGGCTGGTTAAAGGATCCTCCAAAGCTAATGTGGCTGGAGGTATTGCTAAAAGTACAGGGAAGAAACATCATCCTTTATTGCTAGAAAGGTATAAGTCTGCTGTGAAGCCAAGGAAAGTTAAAGCAGAAAAATCTGGAGGGACATTTTCAAGGCGCAGGTCATCTTCCACTCAAAATGCTTTTCCAGCTATGCATCAACTAGTTGCCTCAGATGTCAAAAATTCTACACGGCAGGATGAAGTGTCTCATGTTAGTGCACATAATATTGATGTGAGCCTTCCTCCATCCTGGCCCATTGGTTTGATTGGTAAAAGCAATGATAGTGATGGGAATGTCACTCGAAACAAGGTGAGAGAAACATTGCGTCTGTTCCAAGCTCTCTGTCGGAAGCTCTTGCGGGAAGCTGAAGCAAAGCCAGCGGATCGACACAGGAGGATTGATTGTCAAGCAGCGAAAATTCTCAAGGACAAAAACAGATATATTAACACAGATAAAATAATTGGATCTGTCCCTGGAGTTGAAGTTGGTGATGAGTTTCAGTACAGGGTGGAGCTTAATATTATTGGCATGCATCGCCTAACTCAAGGTGGCATAGACTACATGAAGCATGGAGGAATTTCTCTTGCTGTAAGTGTTGTAGCTTCTGGCGGCTATGATAATGAGTTGGATTCAGATGTCTTAACTTATACAGGCTCAGGAGGGAATGTGGCAAATGGTAGCAATAAGGAACATGTAGATCAGAAGCTTGAAAGAGGGAATCTTGCTTTGGCAAATAGTAAGAATGCACAGAATCCCATAAGGGTTATCCGCGGTGAGGATTGGGCCTTTGACACTTCAGATGCAAGAGGTCGGACTTATGTATATGATGGGTTATATTTGGTGGAAGATTATTGGGAGCAAATAGGCCCACATGGTAGTAAGGTCTTTAAATTTAGGTTAACACGTATTCCAGGGCAGCCAGAGCTTGCATGGAAAGAAGTTAAGCAGTCGAAAAAATTAAAAGTACGCAATGGTGTCTGTGTGGATGATATTTCACAAGGGAAAGAGCCAATTCCCATATCTGCTGTTAACACAATAGATGATGAAAAGCCCCCATCCTTCAAGTATGTGACTGGCATGATATATCCAGATTGGTACCACTCTCTTCCTCCCAAGGGATGTGATTGTTTGAATGGATGCTTAGAAGGGAAATGTTCTTGTGTTGCCAAGAATGGAGGTGAGATCCCATATAACCACAATGGTGCTATAGTTGAAACAAAGCCCCTTGTCTATGAGTGTGGTCCATCTTGCAAGTGTCCACACTCTTGCTATAATAGAGTCAGCCAACTAGGTATCAAATTTCAGCTTGAAATTTTTAAAACTGAATCTCGGGGCTGGGGCTTGAGATCTCTAGATTTTATTCATTCAGGTAGTTTCATAGGTGAGTATGCGGGAGAGCTCCTTGAAGAGAATGAAGCTGAAAAAAGAACTGGTATGGATGAGTATCTGTTTGATATTGGGGACAACTACAATGATGGTGATCTTTGGAATGAACTTTCAACTATGATGCATGAGACACAATCAACTTCCCATGAAGTTGTCGAATGTGTTGGCTTCACCATTGATGCCGCAAGGTATGGAAATGTTGGGAGATTCATCAACCATAGCTGTTCTCCTAATCTTTATGCCCAAAATGTCCTCTATGACCACGAGGACAAGAGGATTCCCCACATTATGATGTTTGCCGCCGAGAACATTCCTCCACTGAAGGAGTTGACTTACCATTACAATTACAAGATAGATCAGGTTTATGATTCTGATGGCAATGTTAAGAAGAAGAGTTGTTACTGTGGCTCTTCAAAGTGCACAGGTCGGATGTACTGA
- the LOC119986582 gene encoding expansin-like B1 encodes MVSAALTFGYLIFICVVVVVPAPCYSQDAFTCSRATNYGSPYCQATSTGVCGFGEYGRTVNYGNVAGVSRLFRNGSGCGACYQVRCKAPHLCSDDGVDVVVTDYGEGDHTDFIMSPSAYARMACDAAASHELFAYGVVDVEFRRVPCSGGGYGILIKIHEHSKYPDYLAIAILSVAGKNDVLAVDIWEEDCKEWIGMRRAFGAVFDTTTTPRTTSISLRFQVSGSAGLTWVEAPNAIPPDWKLGTAYQSNIDFN; translated from the exons atggtgTCTGCTGCTCTTACATTTGGTTACTTGATTTTCATTTGCGTTGTGGTTGTCGTGCCTGCCCCATGTTACTCTCAAGACGCTTTTACATGCTCAAGAGCTACCAATTATGGTAGCCCATATTGCCAAGCAACTTCAA CGGGAGTATGCGGGTTTGGTGAATATGGAAGGACGGTGAATTATGGAAATGTGGCTGGGGTTTCAAGGCTTTTCAGGAATGGAAGTGGGTGTGGTGCATGTTATCAG GTTAGGTGCAAGGCACCCcatttatgcagcgatgatggGGTAGATGTGGTTGTGACCGACTACGGTGAGGGAGACCACACGGACTTTATAATGAGCCCGAGTGCCTACGCAAGGATGGCATGTGATGCGGCGGCCTCGCATGAATTATTCGCTTATGGCGTGGTGGACGTAGAATTCCGTAGAGTCCCATGCTCAGGAGGAGGTTATGGCATTCTCATCAAGATCCATGAGCACAGCAAATATCCCGACTACTTGGCCATAGCCATTCTCTCTGTTGCTGGAAAAAACGATGTCTTAGCTGTTGACATCTGGGAGGAGGATTGCAAGGAATGGATAGGCATGAGAAGGGCATTTGGTGCTGTGTTTGACACCACCACCACACCAAGGACTACTTCCATCAGCCTCAGGTTCCAAGTGAGTGGGAGTGCAGGGCTGACATGGGTGGAGGCACCCAATGCCATCCCACCTGATTGGAAGCTTGGGACTGCTTATCAATCCAACATTGACTTCAATTGA